The Neorhodopirellula lusitana genome contains a region encoding:
- a CDS encoding Gfo/Idh/MocA family oxidoreductase, whose amino-acid sequence MKLTRRNAMLSAGAFASAAILPQRSFSDVISANEKVNVAWCGVGNRGPRIIENFERSGIANFVAFCDVDPENKHINATKEKFPKARIFQDWRKMLDEMDKDIDAVVVLVPDHSHFPISMAAMAAGKPVYTEKPLARTFQEIELLMAAEKKYKVATQMGNQGHSGDNYFQFDAWLQSGVIQDVTHVDAYMNKWRRWHPWGDVKAMPTGESAPATMDWELWHSATPQHAFSKKFHPGNWRGWYQHGTGCFGDWGAHILDTIHQFLDLGLPEKVSATTLIQPNDLVYPLASTINFQFPERSGMPAMDIDWYDGVENLPPMPEEFAGRTYDAGTPGKFIYGKDTVFQGGSHSTTLEILSKEKRESLEANGLQTSFGKHSDHYENFLRACRGDEQTRSPFSVSGPLSQVLVLGCIAQRLGGELDFDRQSKRFTNSDRANELLADHPRKGWEQYYAL is encoded by the coding sequence ATGAAATTGACACGACGAAATGCGATGCTTTCGGCTGGTGCTTTTGCAAGTGCCGCAATTTTGCCGCAGCGATCGTTCTCTGATGTGATCAGTGCAAACGAGAAGGTCAATGTTGCTTGGTGCGGAGTGGGCAATCGTGGGCCTCGAATCATCGAGAATTTCGAGAGGTCCGGCATCGCGAACTTCGTCGCGTTTTGTGACGTTGATCCTGAAAACAAGCACATCAACGCGACGAAGGAGAAGTTTCCGAAGGCTCGCATTTTTCAAGATTGGCGAAAGATGCTTGATGAAATGGACAAGGACATCGACGCGGTCGTCGTGCTTGTTCCCGACCACTCGCATTTTCCCATTTCGATGGCAGCGATGGCGGCCGGGAAACCGGTTTATACCGAGAAGCCTCTCGCTCGTACGTTTCAGGAAATCGAGCTGCTGATGGCGGCCGAGAAGAAGTACAAGGTGGCCACACAAATGGGCAACCAAGGTCACTCCGGTGACAATTACTTTCAGTTTGATGCCTGGTTGCAATCCGGTGTCATTCAAGACGTGACCCACGTGGACGCGTACATGAATAAGTGGCGTCGTTGGCATCCGTGGGGTGATGTGAAGGCCATGCCTACGGGCGAATCGGCGCCTGCGACAATGGACTGGGAACTGTGGCACAGCGCCACGCCACAGCATGCGTTCAGCAAAAAATTTCATCCCGGCAATTGGCGTGGTTGGTATCAGCACGGTACCGGTTGTTTTGGCGACTGGGGTGCACACATCTTGGACACGATTCACCAGTTCCTAGATCTGGGGCTGCCTGAAAAGGTGTCGGCAACTACTTTGATTCAGCCAAACGACTTGGTCTATCCACTCGCTTCGACAATCAACTTCCAGTTCCCCGAACGGAGTGGCATGCCAGCGATGGATATCGACTGGTACGACGGCGTTGAGAATTTGCCACCCATGCCGGAAGAGTTTGCTGGGCGTACCTATGACGCTGGCACCCCAGGCAAGTTTATCTACGGCAAGGACACTGTTTTCCAAGGTGGCAGTCACTCCACGACCCTGGAGATCCTGTCTAAAGAGAAGCGTGAATCGCTAGAGGCGAATGGGCTGCAAACAAGTTTTGGCAAGCATTCAGACCACTACGAGAACTTCTTGCGTGCTTGTCGTGGGGACGAGCAGACACGATCACCGTTCTCCGTTTCCGGCCCGCTTTCCCAAGTGCTGGTGTTGGGATGCATCGCCCAGCGATTGGGCGGCGAGCTCGACTTTGATCGCCAGTCCAAGCGTTTCACTAACAGCGATCGCGCGAATGAACTGTTGGCCGATCATCCACGCAAGGGTTGGGAACAGTACTACGCCCTTTGA
- a CDS encoding alpha-L-fucosidase yields MATTCLAEQPNPATLPNPNVEPALTKIESGIKQGPFKAEWDSLEEYQIPQWYKDAKFGIFIHWGAYSVPAYGSEWYPRQMYIDTKRRGDNFFQHHIDTYGPQKEFGYKDFIPDFKAEKFDADAWAQLFKDSGARYVVPVAEHHDGFPMYDCSFTRWDASEMGPKRDVIAELSTAVRKKDMKFGVSSHRAFNWVFYVRNESFDNADPQYADLYGRPMPFLFDKDAANYQKNFPAQDKQFKDDWLARSCELVDKYQPDLFWFDFGITPKLQTTDHENNPFAGHLKQFAAYYYNQTADQPAGLGVINYKWRAFPEKAAVLDKERSKMAEIRKPFWQTDTAVSASSWGYTENQKYKTPDRLVDDLIDIVSKNGCLLLNVGPRSDGTIPEEDQAILKAIGGWLKINGEAIYDTTHWKTFGEGATTVSTGHTSEAKDKPFVATDLRFTARDETLYVTGLKWPEEGSITVRTLASDSEFYPQEIGAVSMLGSDVTLKWSRDENGLKVQLPAEHPSEFAYVLKVTEAK; encoded by the coding sequence ATGGCCACGACTTGCCTGGCCGAACAACCCAACCCGGCAACGCTTCCCAATCCCAATGTCGAACCCGCACTGACCAAAATTGAGTCTGGGATTAAACAGGGGCCGTTCAAGGCCGAGTGGGATTCCCTGGAGGAGTACCAAATCCCGCAGTGGTACAAAGATGCGAAGTTTGGCATCTTCATTCACTGGGGGGCTTACAGCGTTCCTGCGTATGGAAGTGAGTGGTACCCACGTCAGATGTACATCGATACGAAACGGCGTGGAGACAACTTTTTTCAGCATCATATCGACACCTATGGGCCGCAGAAGGAGTTTGGTTACAAGGACTTCATTCCGGACTTCAAGGCAGAGAAGTTCGATGCCGATGCTTGGGCGCAGTTGTTTAAGGATTCCGGAGCCCGTTATGTGGTCCCGGTGGCGGAACACCACGACGGGTTCCCCATGTACGATTGCTCATTCACTCGTTGGGACGCGTCGGAAATGGGCCCGAAGCGTGATGTGATCGCTGAACTGTCGACCGCCGTCCGCAAGAAAGACATGAAGTTTGGCGTCAGCAGTCACCGAGCATTTAACTGGGTGTTTTATGTTCGCAATGAATCGTTTGACAACGCGGATCCTCAGTACGCGGACCTATACGGTCGCCCGATGCCGTTTTTGTTCGATAAAGATGCCGCAAACTACCAAAAGAACTTTCCGGCGCAAGACAAACAGTTCAAAGACGATTGGCTGGCACGGTCATGCGAATTGGTTGACAAGTATCAGCCCGACTTGTTTTGGTTCGATTTTGGTATCACTCCCAAACTTCAAACTACAGATCACGAGAACAACCCATTCGCTGGTCACCTCAAGCAATTCGCTGCTTACTACTACAATCAAACCGCAGATCAGCCTGCTGGCCTGGGCGTGATCAATTACAAATGGCGAGCGTTCCCAGAGAAGGCGGCCGTTCTGGATAAGGAACGATCCAAAATGGCTGAGATCCGTAAGCCGTTTTGGCAAACGGACACCGCCGTCAGTGCCAGTTCATGGGGCTACACCGAAAACCAAAAGTACAAGACACCTGATCGTCTGGTCGATGACTTGATTGATATCGTCAGTAAAAACGGCTGTTTGTTGCTGAACGTTGGGCCACGTTCCGACGGAACCATTCCTGAGGAAGACCAAGCGATTTTGAAAGCGATTGGTGGTTGGTTGAAGATCAACGGGGAAGCCATCTATGACACAACTCACTGGAAGACTTTCGGTGAGGGGGCGACCACGGTTTCGACCGGGCACACTTCCGAAGCGAAGGATAAGCCGTTCGTTGCCACCGATTTACGGTTCACCGCACGTGATGAGACTCTCTATGTCACCGGACTGAAGTGGCCCGAGGAAGGTTCGATTACCGTTCGCACGCTAGCCAGCGACAGTGAATTTTATCCACAAGAAATTGGGGCGGTGTCGATGCTGGGTTCGGATGTGACGCTGAAGTGGAGTCGAGACGAAAATGGGTTGAAGGTTCAGCTTCCTGCTGAGCATCCCTCGGAGTTCGCATACGTGTTGAAAGTGACGGAGGCGAAGTAG
- a CDS encoding sulfatase-like hydrolase/transferase, translated as MRNLTLMHVLLTCLSPLLLSTSSAEQPHSDQPNILWVITDDHRADSIQAYNRETRGQDHSELGYVSSPSADALAQQGVLFTRAYCNSPGCAPSRTSMHFGMYPHHSGQYGFESGHQSADFCKPMFPTLIAQQGYQTAHFGKSGFASFDWSERKLKKTTCYQTTVDQKELYANERVDWFHHKTWSNGKADGDEAFWAMPDGGIYIRTPLNGSQAAVDLAKKTRVEKELDLLYRLGDRDGLVIGGVSPQPTAETQDGNIVSAFSDYLIHAGESYQTPWGRELDGATNDKPVFVNLGFHFPHTPVLPSQEFRDQFAGKTYKIPEFSKDELKKLPPQLVQWFKKTNFVDMDAADQQQAIRDYYAFCAMGDFLVGQAVEQFKLFSEKQHRDYVILYVIGDHGWHLGEQGGESKFAPYDTSNHCAVIAVSSDGERYPANTVCDAPIEFVDFAPTFLNLAGADLTQSQFAHLDGRPIDETLSGDWQRDYVIGEMNHHIGPRAYLRSGDFAFSMRVREKNGQPGTKWGHPPGEGVRWALDAPPNDVELALFDLRVDPNEHDNVANDTEYIGLADWFRKKLGNIVLGDGRVECDWTQPNRYTISNFAKGAHDGKLAIPADLIPSVAGEESAYAPDLKIEFGPVARKSVFVSDVQSHWGGSLVKGDDGLYHMLYSRWPKDLGWAWVTDSEVAHATSSSPFGPFEFKSVALPRRGKEHWDGWCTHNPTVHRFGDQYYLYYMGNTGDGVVTGTPGKESLNWKHRNNQRIGVAVADSPNGPWKRSEHPLIDVSADDQAYDCLMTSNPSVCQRPDGGFLMVYKGVGKKFPMPNGGPVVHCIATSDSPTGPFKKHAEPVFTFENERFPAEDPWIWFQDGKYRAVVKRIKHEGRKRVFSLVQYDSVDGFDWQPAKHHEISIRTVVWEDGEVQQFEHLERPQVLIEGGVPVALLCAADTRDENRVRHSFNIQIPLVVTRSN; from the coding sequence ATGCGAAATCTTACCCTGATGCACGTTTTGTTGACGTGTCTGTCTCCCTTGCTTTTGTCGACTTCGTCTGCCGAGCAACCGCACTCGGATCAGCCAAACATCTTGTGGGTGATTACGGATGATCACCGTGCCGATTCTATCCAGGCATACAACCGGGAAACGCGAGGGCAAGACCACAGCGAACTTGGTTACGTGTCATCGCCCAGTGCCGACGCACTGGCGCAGCAAGGCGTGCTGTTCACTCGCGCGTACTGCAATTCGCCGGGCTGCGCACCGAGCCGCACGTCGATGCACTTCGGCATGTACCCGCATCATAGTGGTCAATACGGTTTTGAATCGGGACACCAGTCGGCTGATTTCTGTAAGCCGATGTTCCCGACGCTGATTGCCCAGCAGGGCTACCAGACCGCGCATTTCGGAAAGAGCGGTTTCGCCAGTTTTGATTGGTCAGAGCGAAAGTTGAAGAAGACAACCTGCTACCAAACGACGGTTGACCAAAAAGAGTTGTACGCCAATGAGCGTGTGGATTGGTTTCATCATAAAACTTGGAGCAACGGAAAAGCGGACGGTGACGAAGCGTTCTGGGCGATGCCGGACGGCGGTATTTACATCCGAACGCCATTGAATGGATCACAGGCTGCAGTTGACTTGGCTAAGAAGACTCGTGTTGAGAAAGAACTGGACCTGCTCTATCGATTGGGGGACCGTGACGGTTTGGTGATTGGCGGAGTCAGCCCGCAACCGACCGCCGAGACTCAGGACGGAAATATCGTAAGTGCGTTTTCCGATTACTTAATTCACGCTGGGGAAAGCTATCAAACGCCTTGGGGACGGGAACTGGACGGTGCCACGAACGACAAGCCCGTATTCGTCAATCTCGGTTTCCACTTTCCCCACACGCCGGTGCTGCCTTCCCAGGAATTTCGCGACCAGTTTGCTGGCAAGACCTACAAGATTCCAGAGTTCAGCAAAGACGAGCTCAAGAAGCTACCGCCTCAGTTGGTTCAGTGGTTCAAGAAGACCAACTTTGTCGACATGGACGCTGCCGATCAACAGCAGGCGATTCGGGACTACTATGCGTTTTGTGCGATGGGAGATTTCCTGGTCGGCCAAGCGGTTGAACAGTTTAAGTTGTTTAGTGAAAAGCAGCACCGCGACTATGTGATTTTGTACGTGATTGGCGACCACGGTTGGCACCTGGGTGAGCAGGGTGGTGAGTCGAAGTTTGCTCCCTATGACACGTCCAATCACTGCGCCGTGATCGCGGTTTCATCGGACGGAGAACGCTATCCAGCCAATACGGTTTGTGATGCTCCGATTGAGTTCGTTGACTTCGCACCGACGTTTTTGAACCTCGCGGGTGCTGATCTCACCCAAAGTCAGTTTGCACACTTGGATGGTCGACCGATTGATGAAACACTCAGCGGCGATTGGCAACGGGATTATGTGATTGGTGAAATGAACCATCATATTGGGCCCCGAGCCTACTTACGTTCCGGTGACTTCGCGTTCTCTATGCGAGTTCGTGAAAAGAACGGCCAGCCCGGCACCAAGTGGGGACACCCACCCGGTGAAGGAGTACGGTGGGCGCTCGATGCACCTCCCAACGACGTGGAGTTGGCGTTGTTCGATTTGCGTGTGGACCCGAACGAGCACGACAACGTGGCCAACGATACCGAGTACATCGGGTTGGCGGATTGGTTCCGCAAGAAGTTGGGTAACATCGTCCTGGGCGATGGACGTGTTGAATGCGATTGGACCCAGCCGAATCGTTATACGATCAGCAACTTTGCAAAGGGAGCCCATGACGGGAAGCTAGCGATCCCAGCGGATTTGATACCGAGTGTTGCGGGCGAGGAGTCTGCTTACGCGCCGGATCTTAAGATTGAATTCGGGCCGGTTGCACGAAAGTCCGTGTTTGTGAGTGACGTCCAAAGCCACTGGGGAGGATCGCTGGTCAAGGGAGACGATGGTCTTTACCACATGCTCTACTCGCGGTGGCCAAAAGATCTGGGGTGGGCTTGGGTGACCGACTCCGAAGTGGCCCATGCCACTTCAAGCAGCCCCTTCGGTCCTTTTGAATTCAAGAGTGTCGCTTTGCCACGACGCGGGAAAGAACACTGGGATGGTTGGTGCACGCACAATCCAACCGTGCATCGGTTCGGCGATCAATACTACCTTTACTACATGGGCAATACAGGCGATGGAGTCGTCACGGGAACGCCCGGGAAGGAAAGCCTCAATTGGAAACATCGCAACAACCAACGTATCGGTGTTGCCGTCGCCGACAGTCCAAACGGACCATGGAAACGCAGCGAACATCCCCTGATTGATGTCAGTGCCGATGACCAGGCTTATGATTGTTTGATGACATCGAACCCTTCCGTCTGCCAGCGGCCAGACGGTGGTTTCTTGATGGTTTACAAAGGCGTGGGCAAGAAATTCCCGATGCCAAATGGCGGGCCCGTCGTGCACTGCATCGCAACCTCTGATTCGCCAACTGGGCCGTTTAAAAAGCATGCCGAGCCGGTTTTCACTTTCGAAAATGAACGCTTTCCGGCCGAGGATCCTTGGATCTGGTTTCAAGACGGTAAGTACCGAGCGGTCGTGAAGCGAATCAAGCACGAGGGACGCAAGCGTGTATTTTCGCTGGTACAGTATGACTCGGTCGATGGATTCGATTGGCAACCCGCAAAGCACCACGAAATTTCGATCCGGACAGTTGTATGGGAAGACGGCGAAGTTCAGCAGTTTGAACATCTTGAACGTCCCCAAGTGCTGATTGAAGGCGGCGTGCCTGTTGCTTTGCTCTGTGCGGCCGATACTCGAGATGAAAACCGAGTTCGACATTCTTTCAATATCCAAATTCCATTGGTCGTGACGCGATCCAATTAA
- a CDS encoding sulfatase-like hydrolase/transferase: MRLLLKTTTLFLLWAACGNVVHAERPNLIFILTDDQRYDTLGCTGNEFIKTPNLDQLAAEGTLFANASVTSAICTPSRACYFLGQYERKHGVNFNSGTAMSRDAWAKSYPMVLREAGYFTGYVGKNHVPIGEQGYDTDIIDKSFDYWYAGHGHLTFYPKRRHEIFKAAVADTQTEIVSEGAVSFLSGEGGFIEGADAFLKNRPAGKPFCLSIACNLPHGSSTRTMEMLDSDPELYRTTYRDRMDQIGFPKTYVAKDQILTPKLPTDVLFDQYRQVNYDFVETPDQMKEQLVRKAQAITGLDLMVGQIRETLQREGLADNTVIVFSSDHGLMNGEFGLGGKALNYEPCLRIPMIIADPRLEESQRGRRTMALVESVDIAPTLLELAGVEVPSEMQGISLRPLIEGEVTKVRDSSFAENLWSTYFGNPRIESVRTNDWKYIRYFENDRTQFAPVTQKTLYQLLPSQVTSYADWLTSSIKGEQPVYEELFYLASDPSESVNLVNRPLYADKLNELRAECQRLVRFAKGDVNEPPATVVVPNIKEGKSKK, from the coding sequence GTGCGTTTGCTATTGAAGACAACGACGCTGTTCTTGCTGTGGGCGGCGTGTGGGAACGTCGTCCACGCCGAGCGGCCCAATCTGATTTTCATCCTTACCGATGATCAACGTTATGACACGCTGGGCTGCACTGGCAACGAATTCATCAAAACCCCCAATCTTGATCAATTGGCTGCCGAGGGAACCTTGTTTGCCAACGCGTCAGTGACCAGCGCGATTTGCACGCCTAGTCGGGCGTGCTATTTCCTGGGGCAATACGAACGCAAGCACGGTGTTAACTTCAACTCCGGCACCGCAATGAGCCGTGATGCCTGGGCCAAAAGCTACCCGATGGTGCTGCGGGAAGCGGGATACTTCACGGGGTATGTCGGCAAGAATCATGTTCCCATCGGTGAACAAGGTTACGATACCGATATCATCGATAAGAGTTTTGACTACTGGTATGCCGGACACGGCCACCTGACTTTCTATCCCAAGCGGCGTCATGAAATTTTCAAGGCGGCGGTCGCGGATACGCAAACCGAGATCGTCAGCGAAGGGGCGGTTAGTTTCTTGTCCGGCGAGGGCGGCTTCATTGAGGGGGCCGATGCGTTTCTAAAAAATCGGCCCGCGGGAAAGCCTTTCTGTTTGTCGATTGCTTGCAACTTGCCGCATGGCTCCAGCACGCGCACCATGGAAATGTTGGACAGCGACCCGGAGCTGTACCGGACGACTTATCGTGACCGTATGGATCAAATTGGTTTCCCCAAAACCTATGTGGCCAAGGACCAGATCCTTACGCCCAAGCTTCCCACCGACGTGTTGTTTGATCAGTATCGGCAGGTCAATTACGACTTTGTTGAAACGCCCGATCAGATGAAGGAACAACTCGTTCGCAAGGCTCAAGCGATCACGGGACTGGACCTGATGGTCGGGCAAATTCGTGAAACGCTGCAAAGGGAAGGACTTGCCGACAATACGGTGATCGTTTTCAGTTCCGATCATGGATTAATGAACGGTGAGTTTGGTTTGGGTGGCAAGGCATTGAACTACGAGCCTTGCTTGCGGATACCGATGATCATCGCTGATCCTCGACTTGAGGAGTCGCAGCGTGGCCGCCGGACGATGGCGTTGGTGGAGTCGGTTGACATCGCCCCCACACTGTTGGAACTCGCGGGTGTGGAGGTTCCTAGCGAGATGCAAGGAATCAGCCTACGGCCGTTGATCGAGGGCGAGGTGACGAAGGTCCGCGATTCTAGTTTTGCGGAAAACCTGTGGTCGACCTACTTTGGCAATCCTCGAATCGAGAGCGTGCGAACGAACGATTGGAAGTACATCCGTTACTTTGAAAACGATCGGACGCAGTTTGCCCCGGTGACCCAAAAGACGCTTTATCAGCTGTTGCCAAGTCAGGTGACTAGCTATGCCGATTGGCTGACTAGTTCGATCAAAGGTGAGCAGCCTGTTTATGAAGAACTGTTCTACCTTGCATCGGATCCAAGCGAATCAGTGAATCTTGTAAACCGGCCTCTCTATGCCGACAAACTCAACGAGCTGCGTGCGGAGTGCCAGCGGCTTGTACGGTTTGCGAAGGGCGATGTCAATGAGCCGCCTGCAACGGTGGTTGTCCCCAATATCAAAGAAGGGAAGTCCAAGAAATGA
- a CDS encoding family 16 glycoside hydrolase, with amino-acid sequence MQLSEQQTMNGSVFFRLLLAVFLTLATMAITHAADDRATVFADDFEREEVGEGYAQGTYGKEAWTLVDGVLIGKQTRSDHGSVLRKNVKFDNIDLEFDFRFSGGKRFNFVLDDQHEKSVHAGHICRVSISPKRIAVTDDKTGNMNLEVRKQRKSTTLSPAEKESLDQLLASKTNAASVDLKKGRWYRLGIRIDGDLLEASLDGKKIAELRSPGIDHPTKSKLGMTVTGSTIDFDNLKIFSTN; translated from the coding sequence ATGCAGCTCAGTGAACAGCAAACGATGAACGGTTCAGTCTTCTTCCGTTTGTTACTAGCCGTTTTTTTGACGCTGGCAACGATGGCGATCACGCATGCGGCTGACGATCGGGCCACCGTTTTTGCGGACGACTTCGAGCGGGAAGAAGTGGGCGAAGGTTACGCGCAGGGAACCTACGGCAAGGAGGCATGGACCCTTGTGGATGGGGTGTTGATTGGAAAGCAAACACGATCCGACCATGGTTCGGTGTTACGTAAGAACGTGAAGTTCGACAACATTGACTTGGAGTTTGACTTTCGTTTCAGCGGCGGTAAACGGTTCAACTTCGTGCTCGATGACCAGCACGAGAAGTCAGTACATGCGGGACACATTTGTCGTGTCTCAATCTCTCCCAAACGGATTGCGGTGACGGACGACAAGACCGGCAACATGAACTTGGAAGTTCGGAAGCAGCGAAAGTCCACGACTCTTTCACCCGCCGAAAAAGAATCGCTGGATCAACTGCTTGCGTCAAAAACAAACGCCGCTTCCGTGGACCTGAAAAAGGGCCGCTGGTATCGGCTCGGAATCCGCATCGATGGAGACTTGTTGGAAGCTTCTTTGGATGGCAAGAAGATTGCTGAACTTCGTTCTCCAGGTATCGATCATCCAACGAAGTCCAAACTCGGTATGACGGTCACGGGCTCAACGATTGATTTCGACAACCTCAAAATCTTTTCAACCAACTAG
- a CDS encoding sulfatase-like hydrolase/transferase produces the protein MRFLSYSLSVIAFVSCSGLAADAADRPNVILIVSDDQGYSDVGFNGCCEIPTPRLDALAASGVAFDAGYASHPYCSPSRAGLLTGRYQQRFGHECNPGIVDSDEPAGLPLDQTLMSDLFHENGYRTAAIGKWHLGDEELFWPTNRGFDEWFGFSGGGYSYWGTPKPGMPYAGVLRDGKPVPVEELSHLTDDFSTEAVRFIEDNQDSPFFLYLAYNAPHAPDHATREHLAMVEHIEYGGRAVYGAMVAGMDAGIGRVHDKLKELEIDDNTLIFFFSDNGGRVSHARNLPLRGHKGMLFEGGVRVPFCVSWPGHVPAGKRYRQPVSSLDIMPTVLAAAGIQAKPELELDGVDLLPFLSGTNRSTPHERLFWRYAMGDGEYGFAVREGNLKLVQSAYKNRTLLFDLSEDVGERVDLAQQQPETVERLSLLIRDWDAGNIKPIWLDPHGANVHKEEAAREKAINAASRGQKDR, from the coding sequence ATGAGGTTCTTAAGTTACAGCCTTTCTGTTATTGCGTTTGTCTCCTGTTCGGGGCTGGCAGCGGATGCTGCGGATCGTCCCAATGTGATCTTGATCGTTTCAGACGATCAAGGCTACAGCGACGTTGGCTTCAATGGTTGTTGTGAAATTCCGACGCCACGGCTAGACGCATTGGCTGCATCGGGGGTTGCGTTTGATGCGGGATACGCATCGCACCCTTATTGCAGCCCCAGTCGAGCTGGCTTGTTAACCGGGCGATACCAACAACGTTTTGGTCATGAATGTAATCCCGGCATTGTCGATTCGGACGAGCCGGCTGGTTTGCCATTGGATCAAACCTTGATGTCGGATCTGTTTCATGAAAACGGTTACAGGACGGCTGCGATCGGGAAGTGGCACCTCGGTGACGAGGAATTGTTTTGGCCAACCAATCGAGGGTTCGATGAATGGTTTGGTTTCAGTGGGGGTGGCTACAGTTACTGGGGAACGCCCAAGCCAGGTATGCCTTACGCCGGGGTGCTGCGTGATGGCAAGCCGGTTCCAGTCGAAGAGCTGAGTCACTTGACCGATGACTTTTCAACGGAGGCGGTGCGGTTCATTGAAGACAATCAAGACTCGCCGTTTTTTCTGTATCTCGCCTACAACGCTCCTCACGCGCCGGACCACGCGACTCGCGAACACTTGGCAATGGTGGAGCACATTGAATACGGCGGTCGAGCTGTCTATGGCGCGATGGTCGCTGGCATGGATGCTGGAATCGGGCGAGTCCATGACAAGTTGAAAGAATTGGAAATCGATGACAACACATTGATTTTCTTTTTCAGCGACAATGGCGGACGTGTCAGCCACGCACGTAACTTGCCGCTTCGAGGTCACAAAGGAATGCTCTTTGAAGGTGGCGTCCGCGTTCCATTCTGTGTGTCTTGGCCAGGCCACGTGCCCGCAGGCAAGCGTTATCGTCAGCCTGTTTCCTCGCTTGATATCATGCCGACCGTTTTGGCTGCCGCTGGAATCCAAGCCAAACCAGAGTTGGAGCTGGATGGGGTCGACCTGCTGCCGTTTCTGTCTGGCACAAACCGGAGTACTCCCCACGAGCGACTCTTTTGGCGGTACGCGATGGGTGATGGCGAGTACGGGTTCGCGGTCCGTGAAGGCAACTTGAAATTGGTTCAGAGTGCCTACAAGAATCGAACCCTGCTGTTTGATCTGTCCGAAGACGTGGGTGAGCGAGTCGACCTGGCACAACAGCAGCCCGAGACGGTGGAGCGGCTTTCGTTGCTGATTCGTGATTGGGATGCTGGGAATATCAAACCGATTTGGCTCGATCCGCACGGTGCCAATGTGCACAAGGAGGAAGCCGCGCGTGAAAAAGCTATCAACGCTGCCAGTCGCGGTCAAAAAGACCGTTAG
- a CDS encoding family 16 glycoside hydrolase produces the protein MYRLFCIAMLLASCFATSANARDNSSATPRDGDKPSVSDPPLQESSRNRTAVRGKSDHGNEGGKVKGGSVRMAKEPKQAVLFQDDYEGRAEPGEKYFVPQRMLDGWHVVDGVLIGDQVCDDHGSVIRTDVPFNDVEIEFDFQFNGGSRFNLVIDDDDEKSVHAGHLCRVSVSKKDLKISDDKTGGMNLEIRKRRQDPSLSVDAKATLEKRLAATQSNVPVQVQPGQWHTLRVRIKGDRMSALLDGKLSASLQSPGIDHATKKELGFTVIGGKVSFDNLKVVKRSLSAN, from the coding sequence ATGTACCGACTGTTTTGCATCGCGATGCTGCTTGCCAGTTGTTTCGCAACCTCAGCCAATGCTCGGGATAATTCGAGTGCTACCCCTCGTGATGGTGACAAACCAAGTGTGTCGGATCCGCCACTACAAGAGTCGTCCCGAAACCGGACCGCGGTACGGGGTAAGTCAGACCATGGCAACGAGGGCGGCAAGGTGAAAGGTGGATCGGTTCGTATGGCGAAGGAACCGAAACAGGCGGTGCTCTTTCAAGATGACTATGAAGGCCGAGCCGAACCAGGCGAGAAGTACTTTGTGCCTCAGCGAATGTTGGACGGTTGGCACGTGGTGGATGGCGTCTTGATTGGGGATCAAGTGTGTGATGATCACGGTTCGGTAATTCGCACCGATGTTCCCTTTAATGATGTCGAGATCGAGTTCGATTTCCAGTTTAACGGTGGCTCTCGTTTCAATCTGGTGATTGATGACGATGACGAAAAATCGGTGCATGCTGGGCATCTTTGCCGCGTATCCGTATCGAAGAAAGACCTGAAGATTAGCGATGACAAGACGGGCGGTATGAATCTCGAAATCCGCAAACGGCGTCAGGACCCAAGTCTTTCCGTGGACGCGAAAGCAACTCTCGAGAAGCGACTCGCGGCGACCCAGTCGAATGTCCCCGTTCAGGTTCAGCCGGGGCAGTGGCACACGCTTCGTGTTCGCATCAAGGGCGATCGCATGAGTGCCTTGTTGGACGGGAAGCTTTCGGCGAGTTTGCAATCGCCCGGGATTGATCACGCGACCAAGAAGGAATTGGGCTTCACCGTGATAGGCGGGAAGGTGAGCTTTGACAACCTGAAAGTAGTCAAGCGATCGTTGAGTGCCAACTGA